acaaaaaaaaatattcaaaggctttCCTAATTTAGTCTGCATGACATGCAAATACACAATAAAAACTTCACCTTCTGTTTTTTCATAATCTTTTAAAATCCCGCAATAGTTTAGAAATGCACTACATATTTTTAGCTCTCAGATTTAGTTTAAACTCACCATCTCTGTGGTATGTTGATTGACATATGACCCCCTTATTTGTCTCATCatacatatttatgaatatttactCAGTTGTCTTTTAGAGATCAACTGTCTGCCTCCCGCTGCCTATGGCGCCTTTTTGCACCAAAACCTTAGGCAGTTTCATGAATGTTTTCatgaattttaaacaatatttccTTTTAAGTTTGTCCCTCTGTAATGTTCTGgttctcatacacacacacaaggcGAGGCGTGCCAAAAGTTTGACAATTTGGTTGAAAGACAAGCACTGAAGTGACAGAAATATGTTCTTTCTTTTTACTTTTGTTTAGTACAAAGTACAGATATTTAACAGTCCAAATGTTCgataaaaacaaaacagctCATTAACGTATCCAGATGTTACAATAGTAAAACATTGTACCACAGCTTGCTATTATtcaaaatgttgttaaatatattaaaaatttaaacatttcaaaaacagtttttaaatacattttgatgtcTTGTATTTTCAGGCAGTCAGTCAGAAAATTCACCACACAAAACTGTAGCACAAACAGTATTTATTAGTTTCAACCCACCAAATTTAATGTAGTCTAGGAATTGACTTTTATCTTTCTCAGTtttgttaaagatttttttgaatAAAGGCATCACACACAATTTGTTCACTTACACATCAGCCAAATGACAGATGAATGTAGGGCAAAGTAGTAGTAAACACTCAGaatgttttaatgttgtttttcCCTACTAGCCTACAAACCttcagaggtgtaaagtacttgagtaatttttttacttgattacttaaaggtgcagtgtgtaatttttagacggatctcttgacagaaatgctaaataatatacaaaactatattatcaggggtgtataaaaacctttcataatgaatcgttatgtgtttattatcttagaatgagacgtttttatctacatacactgagggtccccttacatggaagttgccattttgtgcagccatttttctacagaagcccttaacggacaaacttttttactaagttgtctccaacaatgacatgtttgtctggtggtggctaccatagcttctctatgtgtttcaaaagcgaggggttactagtggactaagccgttggttacAATTCGcaacttcaccactagatgccgctaaaatgtacacactgcacctttaagtattaTTTTGGGGGATTTTTgctttacttgagtacaattaaaaatcaatacttttacttattatcattttttaagaaaaaaagtactttttaatccttacaattttatttacagtcaaaagtacttttattttagaGATCTATTTTCCCTTGCTCTATCAAACCAATTGAATTGCGCTGATGGgcagtttaatttaaatgttatttattctggAGCCTTTGGACCACACTAAGGAATTGGCCAACAGTTCATCTAATGTTGAAGATTTTTTCGCTTCTTTGAAACCGACAACACATGAAGTGTGACACGTTCCCTGCTGTTTGCAGCCTCTCTATCAAGACTaagaccttgttcacactgtcagtccaaatctgattttggtgcatatctaATTTGACAGACTCACTGTCCACATTGTGTATCACAACTGTTCAGATCCGATCTGTGCGTCCTGTTTTCCGGATTATGTGCactgtttctatggcaatgacATCGCGCTGGCACGACAATCTGCCTCGACGTCTGACGTGTTTTATGTGACATGACAGCATGATGTAACTGAAAAGCTACGCAAATGTGATCAGGGCGGTCAGACTGAAATGGATTTCCGGAAATGCGATTTGAAAAGGATTTCAAACCACCACTGGATGTAGCCTGAAACGAATTAGAAAAAAACAGATTTCATATGGTTTTTAGCCGTTCATACGTTCTAAATGTGATTGGATTCCTATaggatatgcaccaaaatcggatttggactgacagtgtgaacaaggtctaATACATCTCTTCCTGCATCGGCTGCCTGTAAGAGGCTTGATAGAGCttaaatttaagttaaattCGAGGTTTTACAATTTTGAGTAGCATGTTGCATACTAAAATTCATTGTcatggatctccgcatttttcttgGTGtgtaccacggactttcttttatgtgtcagtttcacgtattggttactcaatagttttttcctattttcttaccattttcgcatgggtttggggttagaatgactttctgtaacataaaatgacattccAAACCCAATTCCTAACCCTAATgtcaggcaacaattgtttaagtCTGGAAGAAATAGTATAagccaatagttaaagtgacatcctaatgtaACCCTGTCAATTTTGCCCAACCAACACTAAAACTTGAGTAAAGTGCAATACCTAGTCCGCCACTAGGTGGCAGTGCACAATGAAATGTTCTTCTTCTGCTGATTCTGGCATTTGTTTTGCCTTGGGGAAAGCCTGAAAAAACTTGAGCCAGAGCAGAAGTAAATATTAagatttaaattgatttagAGAGTGAAATATATCCTTGAGGTTGAACCACATTGAAAATTAGACAACACCTGTTGTAAACAAAGTTATATTGGTGAGTGAAAActatcattttgtgttgattagcctgaagctaaaATGGTGAAGTGACTAAAAAGTTACATTTCAATGTTACAGTGGATAAAAAACCAGTCTGGCTATCTACAATAGCAGTGGATGTTACCTCACAGACTGGTTTTTTTTTAGGCTTCTTCTCGTCCTGGATCCTTTGTGTCCTTTCCACTGAAGCTGGATTCTTCTCTGTTCGCCCTGGTGTTCGTTTTCCGGGTCCACTGCTTCAATAACAGCGCTGCAACGGTTCCATTGGGTGATTTGATATGGACGCTAAGTATTGAAGGGGTAGTTGGATAGTTAAATTATTTGAGTGCACTCaaggttaatttttttttttttttttatatttctcctttgttttgttttatgagATCTCAAAAGTTGTGGCCAATTTGTAACATCAGTGTTACTAATTTTGTGTGAACTGAACTAATTATTGAATTTTGagtaagaaaataagaaaaataattaGAACAAGAACTACATTTAAACTTTAATCTATTGTCCTGTGCTTCTTTTGGAGtgaaatttgtgagtcttttggCCATATGATCACCACATAACCAATCTCCTCATCGAATCCAGATTTAAGATAAATCCTACAATAGGTTATTTTAGCCTGCCATAAGCAGAACTACCACTGTAGGGTTACATTCGTGGCGAGCCAGCCAGGAGAttggtgcagtgtgtaaaataGACTAAGATCGTGTTATTGCAAAATGGATCTTTGCAATCAGTTCAATGTGCACGGGCCTAGTTGTTTATATGTCACAGGCATAGATGAAGCCTATTCTGATGATGACATTACAGAGTTCTTTAAAGTTAACGGGGATATTAAGAAAGTAGTCAGAGTTCCCAACGACCCAGAACAACCCCAAGGCCAGGCACTCATTGAATACACAACAGAGCGAACAATATCCAGACTAGACCCAGAACAACTAGGTAGCCTGCCCAGTCCCAATGATCCAACAGTTACCTGGTGTGTCAAGACAGTCCGTGGGCTATGCCAAGAAGAACTCGGACGAGAACTCGCTCAGAAATGTTTAGCTGAATTGAGCTCTCTGGCTGAAATTAGTAAAGCTGGCTTTTGGGAAACACTTCAAAGTGAACTGCAGTGTACCCAGCACCAGACAGAACTTGCCCCTCCACAAAGCCCAGGTCCTCAGCTACAGTCCTTTGAAAATTCTGTTGCTGTCTCCACAAATCGTAGCGGTGCAGATGGTGATATGCAAACCAACAATGCTATTGCTAATCCAATTGATGCGGTCACCCGCAACTTCCCAACTACTGCTACAAGGAATCCATTTCTTGATGAAGGCGCAGTTAACCCACCTCATGTCCAGAAAGTTATTGTTGAACATTTCATTCGCAGTGACTCCACACCGTCAAGCTACAGTCAAAGCAGGATCCGTACATTCTCGGGGCGGCTGCCAAAACCAAATGGAGAAGTTGATTATGATTCCTGGCGTACTCAGGTAGACCTACTTCTTAAGGACGTGTCTGTCTCTGATTCACAGAAAGTAAGGAGAATATTGGAGAGCCTCCTCAGCCCAGCAGCGGACATTGTTAAGCCGCTTGGGACGAATGCTACCCCTCAAGCTTACCTCACCCAGCTCGAGTCAGCATTTGGAGTAGTCGAAGATGGAGAGGAGCTATTTGCTACCTTCCTGGGCTCTAACCAAAACTCAGGTGAAAAACCCTCTGTCTATTTGGGCCGTCTCCAGACTCTCCTCACCAAAGCTGTAACTAGAGGGGGAGTTTCAGCTGCAGAGTCAAACAAGTATTTACTCCGGCAGTTCTGTAGGGGATGCTGGGACCAGAGTCTGATCATTGGCCTGCAGCTCGAACACAGGAAACCCAATCCCCCCTCATTCCCAGAATTGTTGTTGCTTTTGAGAACAGAGGAGGAAAGGAGAGCAGCAAAAATGGATCGCATGAAAAGGCACCTTGGAAGCACAAAAGCTGCTGTACATGTTCATTCAGTTACGGGCATTCCAGTATTCGAACCTGAGGCTGCCCCTATTATAACAAAGAAACACGAGACAGATTCTAAACTAGAAAAGGAAGTTGCAGAGTTAAGGATACAGGTTGCAAAGCTAATACAGCAAGGAAAGGAAAGAGAAAGGCATGAGGGAGTGCAGAGCCATCCAGCCCAAAGTGAACTGCCTGCTAAGACTGAAAGTTTACTCGTGCAAGCTTCCAATAGAGACTCAAACCCCCAATCTCCGACACCACCTAAGCCTTGGTTCTGTTTTAGATGTGGGGGTGATGGCCACATTGCTGCAAAGTGCACTTATGAACCCAATCCAGGCCTCGTCCGGAAAAAGAATGCAGAGCTCAAAGAAAAACGAAGCAAATTCTGGGCCAAACAGGCAGCTGACAAAACATCTTTAAACTTCTAGAGGCTCCTGCCTTGGGGCGACCAGGAGCTGAGGACAAAGAATGTCCCATAGCAATGACTCACATTGAGTGCCCTTCTGGAAGTAGTAATTCTTCTCACCGCAAATTGCCGCCTGGACTTGTGGGACCTCGTTGCACTTCAAACATCTCTATTGGAGACATGAAATGTGATGCCATTCTCGACACTGGATCCCAAGTGACAACAATTTCAGAGACTTTTCATTCTAAATACATGTCAGACTTACCTGTTCAGTCGATACACAACCTTCTTGAAGTCGAAGGGGCTGGGGGTCAAGTAGTGCCTTACCTGGGGTACGTGGAAGTCCACTTAACCTTCCCTGAGAATGTTACTGGAACAGAAGAGCAAATGTCCATTTTGGCACTCATTGTCCCCGAAAACCAGTTCAATAGCAAGGTTCCTGTCTTAATTGGCACAAATGTCTTGCTCGAGTTATACCAACGTGGAATAAGCTATGACAAATCCAAGTTTCTCAGAAGATCAGACAGTTTTGCAGTACTACTCCAACATGTGGCCCGAGTACGCGAAAGTGAAGCTAAAGCTTGTCTAGTGAAATTGCACGGAGAAAAGCCCATCTCTATTCCGGCAAGACACAAAATGTATCTTTTTGGAGATGTTAGAGTCAGAAAAGCCAATCCCAATATGTCATTTGTCATCGAACCCTCTGAATTTTCCTTCCTGCCAGGTGGGATGTTTGTTCAGTGTGCACTAATAAACATAACCACAAGAGCCTCAAACAAGATCCCTGTAGTCCTCAGCAACACCACAGATCACACTGACACCCTACCTCCAAAGTGTATTATTGGTGAAGTATCTGCAGTCCAAAGCGAGATGCCCATGACCCCCTCTGCACAAGTcgattcaaaaacatcaaatagCAAACATTCATTCAATATGGATGACTCCCCAATGCCAGAGGAGTGGAAGACACGTGTTCGAGAAAAACTGAACTCCATCCCTGAGGTTTTTGCACTTGATGAGCTGTCATTTGGCCATACCACCGCCGTAAAGCATGCCATCCGTGTGCAGGATGAGACACGCTACTAAGAACGATCAAGGATAATACACACCTTCGATCGAGAAGCTGTATGACAACACCTTTGAGAGCTTCTTGAGGCTGGTATAATAAGGGAATCCGAGTGTCCTTTTGCATCCCCAGTGGTTGTCGTAAAGAAGAAAAACGGAAAGATCAGACTATGCATCGATTATAGGAAGCTTAACAGCCGCACTATTAAGGATGCTTATGCTCTTCCTAACATCGAGGAGACATTTTCTGCCCTGAGTGGAGCAAGGTGGTTCTCGGTGATGGATCTAAAGTCTGGTTATTACCAGGTGGAAATGGTGGAagaagataaacacaaaacagcGTTCACATGTCCATTAGGTTTCTACGAATTCCATCGTATGCCACAAGGTGTCACCAATGCACCTAGCACTTTTCAACGCCTTATGGAGAAGTGTGTTGGTGACCTACATCTGAACGAGGTTTTGGTGTTTTTAGATGACATCATTGTCTTTTCCCAGACTCTAGAAGAGCACGAGGCTAGGCTCCTGAAGGTGCTCCATCGTCTCAAAAACTATGGCCTGAAACTATCTCCAGAGAAGTGTCAGTTTTTCAAGTCCTCTGTGAAATACCTGGGCCATATTGTTGATGCTCAAGGAGTTCACACAGACCCAGATAAAGTGTCAGCTCTGAAAGATTGGCCCCGCCCTGGAAACAGAGAAGAACTGAAACGCTTCCTTGGATTTTCAGGGTATTACAGGAGATTTGTGGAGGGTTACTCAAAAATCGCCAGACCTCTCAACGCTCTCACCTCTGGGTATTATCCACCTAAAAAGAGGGGTAAAGTTTATAAGACACAGAGACCCAACACTGGTATAAGCCCCAAAGCACCCTTCGGCTCAGAGTGGACACCTGAGTGCGAGTCCTCTTTTAGAACACTGATTGAAAAGTTGACATCGGCCCCCGTACTTGCTTTCGCAAATCCCAAGCTCCCATATGTACTACATACAGATGCTTGTTGTGAGGGGTTAGGAGCAGCTCTTTATCAAGCTCAAGATGGAAAGCTTAGAGTAATAGCCTATGCCAGCAGAGGCTTATCCAAGAGCGAGAAGAACTACCCTACTCACAAGCTAGAATTTCTAGCGTTAAAGTGGGCAGTTTGTGAGAAATTCTGTGATTACTTGTATGGTACAGACTTTTCAGTATTGACAGATAACAACCCGCTTACTTATGTCCTTTCATCTGCAAAGCTCGACGCAGCGGGACACCGCTGGCTAGCGGCTCTGTCAACCTTCAGATTCAACATCAAATATCGAGCTGGACGTGCTAATGGTGATGCGGACGGACTGTCAAGGAGACCTCAAGCGGCTCCTCAAGAGGATTATGAGTACCTGCAGGAAAAAGAGCAGATCAACTCAATGACAAAACGCCTTATAGAGGGGGAGATTTCATCTGATGCAGTCTCAGCTGTATGTCAACGTCATTCAGTAACCATGCACTTACCTGTTCTTGCTGAGTCCCTTGTTGTTGACGCCTCCTCCTTACCTGATCTATTCACTGATACTGGACAAGACACTGTACCTGGCATGACAAAAGAAAACTGGTATGAAGCACAAAGAAATGATCCATCAATTGGGAAAGTCATCACTTTGGTCAAAAAAGGACAAAAGCCCCACTTCAAATGTGTAAAAGCTGAGTCACCTGAAGTCAAGTTGCTCCTTCGGGAGTGGGATAAGCTTGAGCTCATTGATGATGTCCTTTACAGGAAGTGTTTTGACAGAGGAACCAAAATTCATCAGCTCGTCTTACCCGAGGAATTTAGAGAAAGAGCTTTCAAAGGCTTTCACGATGAGGTTGGTCACCTAGGGCCAGAGCGTGTGTTCAATCTTGCTCGTGCCAGATGTTATTGGCCTAAAATGAAAGAATCAATTGAGAAGAAATGTCACACATGCGAACGTTGTTTCAGAAGAAAAGCTCCACCACAAAGAGCAGCACCCATGGTGAATATTAAAACAACTTACCCACTAGAGCTTGTCTGCATGGATTACTTGTCCCTTGAACCCGACAACCGTGACATTAGAAACATACTAGTCATCACTGACCATTTCACCCGCTTCGCAGTAGCTGTGCCAACAAAAGACCAAAAGGCCAGAACTGTTGCTAAAGCTCTCTGGGAAAACTTCCTGGTCTACTATGGGTTCCCTAGTCGCCTTCATAGTGATCAGGGACGCGACTTTGAATCCCACACAATCAAGGAGCTGTGTTCACTGATAGGGGCAGAGAAAGTGCGCACCACCCCATACCATCCTCAGGGGAATCCTGTGGAGCGCTTTAACAGGACCCTTATCGGCATGCTTGGCACCCTTGACGAGAAAGACAAACATCACTGGCGAGACTTTGTGAGGCCTGTTGTACATGCGTACAACTGCACCCGGAATGATGCAACAGGTTACTCACCGTATGAGCTGATGTTCGGCAGGCAGCCAACTCTGCCAGTTGACCTCATACTTGGTCTGAAACCTCCAACTGAGACTCATACAACTCACTCGGAATATGTCCAAAGCTTGCGCCAGAGACTTAAAGAAAGCTATGCACTGGCTGCAGAGAACTCCAAGAAGTCTGGAGAAAGAAATAAGCACAGATTTGATGCCAAAGTGAAAACTGCTGAATTAGAAGAAGGGGACCGTGTCTTGGTGAAGAATGTCAACATTCGAGGCAAACACAAGTTAGCCGATAAATGGGAAAGACCCATCCATATCGTTGTGAAACGGATTGATGGTGGTCCTGTGTACGTAGTCAAGccagaaacaggaagtgggcCTCAGCGTACACTTCACAGGGACTTACTTTTACCATGTGGATTTCTGCCAGTTGAGACTACTCCTGATTCAGTGCTACCCCAAAGCAAACAAACTCAAATGCGCCTGAGGAGTAAACAAAAACAAGAGGTTGAATTTGAATATTCGGACAGAGAAGAAGAGGATGATAGCTACTATGTGAATGAACCTTCACAGTTCACCACATGGGGGCCCTATGTGCAAGAGTTTGAAGTTATCCCTGTCAGTGACTCTCAGTCTTCTCTGAACCCCATGGCTCCTGAGTTCAAATCGCCAGAACCCCAACCAATTCCTGATTTCTCAGTTGCACCTCTTGACATAAATACAATTGTCCATCAGTCCCCAACCCAAAGTGACTATGTTCTCATAGACATTCCAGAAGATGAAATATTGCAAAGCACAGTGGTCACAGACCCGACACCAGCTCACGACATGAACAATGCTCAGAACAGTTTCCCTGTAACCCCTAAACGGCACTCAGAATTTATTTGTGGGGAAGAACAAGGTGAGCCCAGACGTTCACACAGAGAAAGACACCCCCCACCCAAGTTTACCTATGAAGAGCTAGGGAAACCCCTGATCCTTGTCCTTAGTCAGTTTTTTGGGAAACTCCAAGATATTATTCTTGACCATTAGATACCTTGTCAGATTTACACACATGCAGGGGCTCATGTGGTTTAGAGGGGGAGGGTGTAACCCTGTCAATTTTGCCCAACCAACACTAAAACTTGAGTAAAGTGCAATACCTAGTCCGCCACTAGGTGGCAGTGCACAATGAAATGTTCTTCTTCTGCTGATTCTGGCATTTGTTTTGCCTTGGGGAAAGCCTGAAAAAACTTGAGCCAGAGCAGAAGTAAATATTAagatttaaattgatttagAGAGTGAAATATATCCTTGAGGTTGAACCACATTGAAAATTAGACAACACCTGTTGTAAACAAAGTTATATTGGTGAGTGAAAActatcattttgtgttgattagcctgaagctaaaATGGTGAAGTGACTAAAAAGTTACATTTCAATGTTACAGTGGATAAAAAACCAGTCTGGCTATCTACAATAGCAGTGGATGTTACCTCACAGGtacattttgttgtatatttctAATCTTGGtacaatgaaaaatgcatttttgaaggaaataattttgttttgagTCAATTTTGAGTTACTATCCAATATTGTACTTTTGTTTGTCCaattccattttatttattttcattttaagatgTATTATCGAGAATATGGACTTTTAAGTGATGAATGGATGAAAAAAGGACATTTAGTTGAACATTAGTTAATGTCTgcacatttttttgtgtagaCTGGTTTTTTTTTAGGCTTCTTCTCGTCCTGGATCCTTTGTGTCCTTTCCACTGAAGCTGGATTCTTCTCTGTTCGCCCTGGTGTTCGTTTTCCGGGTCCACTGCTTCAATAACAGCGCTGCAACGGTTCCATTGGGTGATTTGATATGGACGCTAAGTATTGAAGGGGTAGTTGAATAGTTAAATTATTTGAGTGCACtcaagggttttttttttttttttaatatttctcctttgttttgttttatgagATCTCAAAAGTTGTGGCCAATTTGTAACATCAGTGTTACTAATTTTGTGTGAACTGAACTAATTATTGAATTTTGagtaagaaaataagaaaaataattaGAACAAGAACTACATTTAAACTTTAATCTATTGTCCTGTGCTTCTTTTGGAGtgaaatttgtgagtcttttggCCATATGATCACCACATAACCAATCTCCTCATCGAATCCAGATTTAAGATAACTCCTACAATAGGTTATTTTAGCCTGCCATAAGCAGAACTACCACTGTAGGGTTACACTAActcaaaccccaaatctaaccccaaacccacgcgaaaatggtttaaaaataggaaaaacaattgtgtaaccaatacgtgaaactgacactgaaaatgcagagatccatgacaatgacacagataaatgagcaaaaaattctgtgactataccacTGAACTTTGAGATCATGTTGGAAATTATGTAGTAGTCTTATAGTTTGATAAAGAAAAACAGTTGTAAAGGATAAAACCTTGTATGTGGTTCATTCACTTCATGTTTTTAGAGATTAAAAGCTTAAACATGAATCTCTTGTTTTCATTCTTcctgttacttttactttttttaatacttaagtacaattttaatgtggtacttttttacttttactcaaatATGATTCTGgccagatatttttacttgtaaTTGAGTAAAATTTACACTCAGTACTTGTACTTTCACTTGAGTGACATTTTTGAGTACTTTTTACACCTCTGCAAACCTTTAATCTCTTCGAGGTTTGCGACCTACCGACTTTGCACTCTAGCGTGAACGTTTACATTTAAGGATTGataagttattattttaaatgtctgCTTGACTGAATGGCTCCCGTCGTGATTCTTCAGATGAAatatattctttcaaaatacCATTGTTAGGGGTCTGGGATGCTGggtgtttgattgacattagATCTGTTTGGGAATCCACGTTGCTGAAAGGCCATGTCGTTTAGGAATTCCAAATGTCAAGCGCCTCTCTGTAGTTTGAGCAGTGGGTGGGGAGCAGACAAGCGGTTTCTCATTGACAATTTATGTCACCATCGACATTTAGTTCAAATCTCGGAGAGATTTATTTTGCCCAGCTGTTTGTGATGAAAGAAAAGAAATGATTCTAATAAATGGTAGCTGCAAAGGATTTAGAGTGTATAgaatacatatgaagagtttggttccaaaacgagatttAAAACTCTGttcttaacatttttgtcaaaacatgtttattatgatgttattatgtttttattgtgttttattggtGTATTTTATTAGTTATGAAGATTTAAATCagaacaaaccaactgcagtttaatTGATATTAGttggaatgcacaatcaaaaatctcattttggaaacaaactcttcatatattttttaacaatttgtcgcatgttttttttttataattgttcTTTATTTTTTCAACAGCCACAGCTAAATGCCCACAATTTCCTATAAGATGACCAATGCCTGTTTTGCAAACCCAGGAACTTATGAGACACTGTGGGTGTGTGGGTACTTGGTAATTGGTATGAGGACCAAATGTAATAACAGTAATTACTTGGGTAAATGTTTTGATCCCCATGAGGTAACAAAtgtataaatcaaacagaatgtttttattttactttaaatagCAGAAAGTCTTTCTGTAAGGGTTAAGTTTAGGGGTTGGATTGGGAAAGTGGATTGCATATTCAGTATTTACACTAATATACAGCTTTTACATCTACacatttgttggttcaacttaaaaaagtaagtcagcacaaacacttttttaaaattgaaccaacaaatcttttgtACAGTGTATGGGATGTtggaaaaaatgaaaatgtgtgtgtgtgtgtgatgctgctgctacccagtctcacaaagttttgtgatatagtaacgtaaattttttattctttttttgtgatattatcacgaatttctgcactgtaaaaaaaactttgctgccttaaatttttttgttaaatcaactcggatttacaagtcatttcaacttactattatttatcttgactagagatgagttgttataactacaggtgagttgttataacttataaatttaagttgacttttctcaactatatttacTAACAAAGCGTTCCAGACATTTGAAGTGGAAcgtaaacaaaaaacatggacGACCGACCGGTCTTTTTAAGGCTCGTACAGACTACATAACTTCTAAACGTCGGTCCGAACTGTGCAGTTCACACTACAGTAAAACAACAAGTTAATCATCTTTACAAATGTGTTCTGGAGCCATTATATAAAAGCGCTGCATGTCGCTTAAGTAACTTGGTATATTTTTACCGTATCTTCATGCTAACAGATAATAACGACATAATTTCACgccataatataaaaaacaagttgtgttaaaattacagtgTCTAAAACAACAATACAAGCAGAGAAGTACAATTTATAGTTTATTCCTTGAAGATTTCCTCTCACGACGACGCGATCTATGGGCGCCGCCATTGTCCTCCGACTTATTTTTCTGAAGTCGGGGTAGGTCGAACTCCCCCAAGTTCGCCGGTAGGAGGTTCCACTTCGACAGGCATTCCAGTGCACTTTTCCTAGTTGGAGGTAGGATAAGTCCCACATCCCACTGGCCTGGATGggctctggaacgcagcataagttGTGACAAAtaatttctgttgacatgacttgtaaatctgagttgattcaacaaaatattccaaggcagcaaagttctttttttacagtgtgcgtTTTTTCGTGACCGTATAACAAATtctcgtgtgattatcacgcaCCGGTCACTCAACTGCTCCTTCCCATcctcaaaccattgtcgcttcggtttagggccagatttggtgcttgcattagaatgtcactttatgtattggtttatactatttttttctgatttatttttttatatgtcgcctagcgttagggttagagttgggtttgggtagggatatcattttatgtaaatttaaccctaaaccgaagcgacaatggtaagaaaacaggacaaaacagttaagtaaccaatacgtgataatcacacgaaaaca
This sequence is a window from Misgurnus anguillicaudatus chromosome 9, ASM2758022v2, whole genome shotgun sequence. Protein-coding genes within it:
- the LOC129455211 gene encoding paraneoplastic antigen Ma3 homolog codes for the protein MDLCNQFNVHGPSCLYVTGIDEAYSDDDITEFFKVNGDIKKVVRVPNDPEQPQGQALIEYTTERTISRLDPEQLGSLPSPNDPTVTWCVKTVRGLCQEELGRELAQKCLAELSSLAEISKAGFWETLQSELQCTQHQTELAPPQSPGPQLQSFENSVAVSTNRSGADGDMQTNNAIANPIDAVTRNFPTTATRNPFLDEGAVNPPHVQKVIVEHFIRSDSTPSSYSQSRIRTFSGRLPKPNGEVDYDSWRTQVDLLLKDVSVSDSQKVRRILESLLSPAADIVKPLGTNATPQAYLTQLESAFGVVEDGEELFATFLGSNQNSGEKPSVYLGRLQTLLTKAVTRGGVSAAESNKYLLRQFCRGCWDQSLIIGLQLEHRKPNPPSFPELLLLLRTEEERRAAKMDRMKRHLGSTKAAVHVHSVTGIPVFEPEAAPIITKKHETDSKLEKEVAELRIQVAKLIQQGKERERHEGVQSHPAQSELPAKTESLLVQASNRDSNPQSPTPPKPWFCFRCGGDGHIAAKCTYEPNPGLVRKKNAELKEKRSKFWAKQAADKTSLNF